The sequence below is a genomic window from Polaribacter vadi.
AATCCTCACAAAATTTTTATTTAACTTACTAAGAATATCGTTTAAACTGCCTCTAATAACTAGTTTTTGCTTGTTAGTTTTAAAAATTTCTGTATAAACGTGTGCGCTTTTTAAATATAAAATATCATCAAAAATAATTTTAGTGTAATTGCCTTTATCTTTAATGAAAAGAGCATTTTTATGTTCAACTTCCTCTTGATTATCCTTCGTTTTTTCTTTTGAAAAATTATGCAAAGCAATTTCTATAGATGTAAATAATTCTTCTTTAGAAAAAGGTTTTATTAAATATCCATTTGGTAAAACTTCTTTTGCCAAATTTAAAGTAGCTAAATCTGAATTTGCGGTTAAAAATACAAAAGGGAAATTATATAAACTTCTAATTTGCTGTGCAATATGAATTCCTGTTTTTTTTCCAGACAAATTAATATCTAAAATCGCAAAATCAGGTTGCTCTTTTTTTATGGTAAGCATTGCTTCTGTATAATTTATAGCAGGCTCTAAAGTTTCATAACCCAAATTTTTTAGTGTTTTACAAATGTTATCTGCAATAAGAATTTCATCTTCAACTACTAATATTTTTGTTTTTTTCATTTTAGTTTTTCACTATGTAAAATTAATATTTATCAAAAAAAAATACGTTTAATAAATGTTTTTAATAACTATTTTATGTTCTAAGGACTATTCTATTTGGTTTCGTATACTTGAGTCTTTAAAGGTAAGTTCAAATCTTGTACCAGGGTTTCTTATAAGTACAAAACTACCATGAAGTTGTTTAATTAATCTTTTTACTAATTTTAAACCTATACTTTTAGATGTTTCAATATTAAAATCTTTTGGTATACCAACACCATTATCTTCAATTATTAATTTATAGGATGCATCTTTTTGCTTTTCAATTTCTATTGAAATTTTATTTATTTCATTTTTACTATTTTTAAAAGCATATTTACAGGTATTGGTAATTATTTCATTTATAATTAAACCTAAGGGTATTGCAGTCTCAACATCAAAGAAAATATTTTCTACTTTAATTACTTTAACTACTTCTTTTTCCGATTGATGAACAAATGAAATTTCATTTAGTAATGATATTATATAATCTTTAAAATCGATAAAATCTCCTTGATTTTTATAGAGTTTTTGATGAATTAAAGCCATCGATTTTACTCTGTTTTTTCCATCATTAAATAATTTAATTGCTTTTTCATCTTCTATTTCTTCCGATTGAAACTCTAACAAGCTCGTTATTACTTGAAAATTATTTTTAACCCTGTGATGTACTTCTTTAATTAATAATTCTTTTTCATTTAAAGCATTATTAATAATTATATTTTTTTCAGAAAGTTCTTTAGATTGTTTCTTTATTTTTAGAATAACAAATAAAGAAATAACAAGAAAAATAATTGCCAAAAATGCAATAATTGCATAAAGCTTATTCTTCTCTTTTTCGTATTCCACTTCTTTTTCTTTAGCTTTTACAGCTTGTTCTATATTAAAGTTTGCTAAAGAATTAGATAACTCTTCCGAATAAATTTTCTTAGTAAGTTCTACCTCTTTAGTCTTATACTCCATCGCTTTTTCAAAAAACCCCTCTTTCTCTAAAATTTTTGAGCTTGCTTTGTATAATTTATTTAAATCATTCGTGTTTAAATTTTTTGACAATTTTTGAAATTCATCAACTAAAGAAGGCATATCCTCAACTTTAAATTTTTTGAAAATTTCATTTCTTATAGATAAATCATCTTCT
It includes:
- a CDS encoding LytR/AlgR family response regulator transcription factor, giving the protein MKKTKILVVEDEILIADNICKTLKNLGYETLEPAINYTEAMLTIKKEQPDFAILDINLSGKKTGIHIAQQIRSLYNFPFVFLTANSDLATLNLAKEVLPNGYLIKPFSKEELFTSIEIALHNFSKEKTKDNQEEVEHKNALFIKDKGNYTKIIFDDILYLKSAHVYTEIFKTNKQKLVIRGSLNDILSKLNKNFVRIHRSFIINVKHLEQITSSTVKIKDVLLPVGKKYNKDLVNTINLL
- a CDS encoding sensor histidine kinase, with translation MKLTVKLCLLFFSLCTFSQKDSISKENIKSKIEIFILENKLDSVTFYLNKIEKDTDTNLYNKLINREQVSYVDFYKFVSNLGNKSSINYDKVSNFINSYLEEPEDSKKINLDYVEIKWSQITKLRDEVSLDKASVEQKKNENYINKFNASDKDVLIAKTKITTHPIVMYLIKKDVKKGKELSLKSLENARKLNDKYLEIAFLYHLSDFLLLERNLEEYIKVSEESLEIEKELPKKSAYYHAVVEHLIDAYIFKGGNYERIFNLIDILNADADTTLYTYTLYIKLINRSEDDLSIRNEIFKKFKVEDMPSLVDEFQKLSKNLNTNDLNKLYKASSKILEKEGFFEKAMEYKTKEVELTKKIYSEELSNSLANFNIEQAVKAKEKEVEYEKEKNKLYAIIAFLAIIFLVISLFVILKIKKQSKELSEKNIIINNALNEKELLIKEVHHRVKNNFQVITSLLEFQSEEIEDEKAIKLFNDGKNRVKSMALIHQKLYKNQGDFIDFKDYIISLLNEISFVHQSEKEVVKVIKVENIFFDVETAIPLGLIINEIITNTCKYAFKNSKNEINKISIEIEKQKDASYKLIIEDNGVGIPKDFNIETSKSIGLKLVKRLIKQLHGSFVLIRNPGTRFELTFKDSSIRNQIE